One Gelria sp. Kuro-4 DNA segment encodes these proteins:
- the yunB gene encoding sporulation protein YunB, producing MGWRRRRRRQRLLAAGLLILLVLVAAFLVVEQSIRPTLRALAEARAKILAVQAINDAVASEIVAAVKYQDLIAIQKDTRGRIVLMQPNTIEISRLASQVTTYVQARLQTLRSEQVAIPLGQVLGSELLANLGPRIKVGLIPIGTVNVDLLSEFKEAGINQTLHQLFLEVSAQVQIVVPLVFSVVEVRTTMPLAQTVIVGEVPQQYWQLNVPGATAPAAP from the coding sequence ATGGGCTGGCGCCGGCGGCGCAGGCGGCAGCGGCTGTTGGCTGCTGGTTTGCTTATTCTCTTAGTGCTGGTAGCTGCTTTTTTGGTGGTGGAACAGAGCATCCGACCCACGCTGCGGGCGCTGGCTGAGGCGCGGGCCAAGATCCTGGCGGTGCAGGCCATAAACGATGCCGTCGCCAGTGAAATTGTGGCTGCAGTCAAGTATCAGGACCTTATTGCCATTCAAAAGGACACCCGCGGGCGGATCGTTCTCATGCAGCCTAATACCATCGAGATTTCGCGCCTGGCCTCTCAAGTAACCACCTACGTACAGGCCAGGTTGCAAACCTTACGCAGCGAACAGGTGGCAATTCCATTGGGCCAGGTGCTGGGCAGTGAGCTTTTAGCCAACCTGGGGCCCCGCATCAAGGTGGGCTTGATTCCGATTGGAACGGTTAACGTCGACCTACTGAGCGAGTTCAAAGAAGCCGGCATCAATCAAACCTTGCATCAGCTGTTTTTAGAGGTATCGGCTCAGGTACAGATCGTTGTACCGCTGGTGTTTTCGGTGGTGGAAGTACGCACCACGATGCCGCTGGCACAAACGGTGATAGTGGGCGAGGTTCCGCAACAGTACTGGCAACTAAACGTTCCCGGCGCGACCGCGCCTGCCGCGCCCTAA
- the tyrS gene encoding tyrosine--tRNA ligase: MSPLFTVEEGEVIMDLEGQMEVFLRGTAEVISPEELKEKLVRADREGRPLRIKLGVDPSAPDIHLGHTVPLRKMRQLQELGHQIIFLVGDFTGRIGDPTGRSETRKQLSEEQIKENAKSYTAQVFKILDPEKTVVEYNSHWLALLTFAEVVQLAAKTTVARMLERDDFAKRFAENRPIGVHEFFYPLMQGYDSVALRADVEMGGTDQKFNLLMGRQLQRDYGQEPQICLMLPILEGIDGVQKMSKSLGNHIGIDDPPADMYGKTMAIPDELMLKYFELVTDVPMAEIRSLAEGIKEGKVHPRDAKMRLAREIVTLYHGAQAAMEAEEAFKAVFQQGELPEDIPEVKLPPEVIDENGRVWIVRLLTALELCASSSEARRLIGQGAVSIDNVRQTDPELRVKPHPGLLVRVGKRRFARVE; the protein is encoded by the coding sequence ATGTCACCGCTGTTTACTGTAGAGGAAGGAGAAGTGATTATGGACCTGGAAGGACAAATGGAAGTCTTTCTGCGCGGCACGGCCGAGGTGATTTCGCCGGAAGAGCTCAAGGAGAAGCTGGTCCGCGCAGACAGAGAGGGGCGGCCGCTCAGAATCAAGCTGGGAGTCGACCCCTCCGCACCGGACATTCACCTGGGCCATACGGTGCCGCTGCGCAAGATGCGCCAGCTGCAGGAGCTGGGCCACCAGATTATTTTTCTCGTGGGGGATTTTACCGGACGCATCGGCGATCCCACCGGCCGCTCCGAGACGCGCAAACAGCTGAGTGAAGAGCAGATCAAGGAGAATGCCAAGAGCTACACGGCGCAGGTCTTTAAAATCCTTGATCCGGAAAAGACCGTGGTGGAGTACAACAGTCACTGGCTGGCTCTGCTTACCTTTGCCGAGGTGGTCCAGCTGGCGGCCAAGACCACTGTTGCCCGCATGCTGGAGCGCGATGACTTCGCCAAGCGCTTCGCAGAAAACCGGCCGATCGGCGTGCATGAGTTTTTCTACCCTCTCATGCAGGGCTACGACTCGGTAGCTTTGCGTGCCGATGTGGAGATGGGAGGCACCGACCAGAAGTTTAACCTCCTTATGGGGCGCCAGCTCCAGCGCGATTATGGGCAGGAACCGCAGATTTGTTTGATGTTGCCTATCCTCGAGGGCATCGACGGCGTGCAAAAGATGAGCAAGAGCCTGGGAAACCACATCGGGATCGACGATCCGCCGGCGGACATGTACGGTAAAACCATGGCCATTCCGGATGAGCTGATGCTCAAGTACTTCGAGCTGGTGACCGATGTGCCCATGGCGGAGATTCGCAGTCTGGCAGAGGGAATCAAAGAAGGCAAAGTGCACCCCCGGGATGCCAAGATGCGCCTGGCTAGAGAAATTGTCACCCTTTACCACGGAGCCCAAGCGGCGATGGAAGCAGAAGAAGCCTTTAAAGCTGTTTTCCAGCAGGGCGAGCTGCCTGAGGACATTCCGGAAGTTAAGCTGCCACCGGAAGTGATAGATGAAAACGGCCGGGTTTGGATTGTACGGTTGCTTACAGCGCTCGAGCTGTGCGCTTCCAGCAGCGAGGCTCGCCGCCTCATCGGGCAGGGAGCCGTCAGCATCGACAATGTCCGCCAGACAGATCCGGAGCTTAGGGTCAAGCCGCATCCGGGGCTACTGGTGCGTGTGGGTAAGCGGCGCTTTGCTAGGGTAGAATAG